The genomic region CGTGTGTCGTGTGCACGATCGGCAGGTTCGGGTTGGTCTGCGGCGTTTCCGGATAGGTGTTCTCGATCGTTTCCGCGCTCGCTGGGAAAGCGGCAAGTGCGGTCAGTGCAACGGACCCGAGAACGGCGAATAGCTTTTGGCTCTTCTTCATTGCAACTCCTTGACGGTATGTATTCTGCATGGAAGAAGCCATCGCCCGTATTCGCCTAGCGGTAACCGCTTTTCTTGAGGTCCGCGTGTCCCTCAGGTTGAATGCGGCTACTTTGCTTGGCGGAACGGTGGCTCCCGCAAATACAATAGCTTGGGTCGTTGGTCCTCGCCACTGGAATAGAGACGAAAACCATATTTAATCCGAAAATACGGCTAATTTGTTACCTAATGAGCCCGATTGTGTTTCGTATTTGTTAAATGCAGATGCGAAATCGTTGAGTATTAGTTGAGTTTTGCGCTCGCAACAGCGGGGTTAGTCACTAAATAGACATTATCAGTCATTAAATAAGCATTAAACGATCAGTGAGCGGATTTTCTTGGGAAGTATTTAAATTCCCGAGGTTCCCTCGTCTCTTTCAGAAACAACTGCTCTCAGGCTGATTCAGCTTTTTACTACCGCGCAGATTGACTTAGCTCTTTACGATTTGAATGGAGCGAGTGAGGAGAATCGAACTCCCATCATCAGCTTGGAAGGCTGAGGTTTTACCACTAAACTACACTCGCAGTTCGACCGGTTGCCCGATCGGGTAGTGAAAACTCTACCGGAAAAACCCCGAGTTGTGAAATCAGGGGTCAGTATGGGTAAGATATCACCTGTCGCGGGGTGTGGCGCAGCTTGGTAGCGCGTCCGCTTTGGGAGCGGAAGGTCGCAGGTTCAAATCCTGTCACCCCGACTAGATGTATCAGATCGGGACGCTGATTCTGAGCGACCCGATTCTTTTGTTTTCTGATCCGTTTTTAAGTGCGAACGCGTGCGAGTATCTTCTTTCGAATCTGTGCTGCTGGCCTGGCGCGCCACATAAACGCTGCGTACCAGCAGGACGCCCTGCCACGCGGCAAATAGTAACGCGTCGGCTCTGGGGGAGAGCAGTGACGCTAGCTTCGCCCCCACGGGAACTGTGCAAACCGCGCTAACACCGATAATTAAGCCAGTCTTTAGATAAGCTTGCCGGCGCGCTAAGTTAGCGATAGCGCCCGAGAGGGTACCGGGAATCATTGAGACTAATGAGATTCCGCGCGCGGCCAGATCGGAGGCACCGAATATAAAACACAGCGCCGGAATTGCAGCGCCGCCCCCACCGATTCCTAAAATCCCAGACAGGAAGCCGCACGCCACGCCTAGCGCAACCAAACCGAGTGCGGTGAGCGCGCTCAAACGGATACTCCCACCCCGATTGGGGACAAACACGGACTGCACCAAAATTATCGAAACGAGGAACGCTACGAACGCCCACCTTAAGAACCGCTCCGAGAATTTAGTTAGGAAATACGTTCCGATCTGAACTCCTGCTACGAGCCCGACGGTTAATCCGCCCGCAGCGAGCCAATCAATATTCCCGGTGGTTGCATACGTAACACAGCCCGTGAGTGCAGTTGGGAAAATGGCGATCAAGCTTGTGGCAGCCGCCTCGCGCTGCGACAACCCTAGATAAACAAGAGCAGGCACAATTACCGCGCCACCGCCGACCCCGAAAAGTCCGGAGAGTAAACCTACGAACAAGCCTGCAGCAACGAGTGATAAGACTACGCGTGTGGAGAACTGCTCAGAACGTGAAGGCATGCAATTGAAGCTACCACCACCACCGGTCGCTACTTGCTTCCCATGCGTTTAGTTACTGTGTGCGTGGCCTGCTCGACCGGGCGGATAATCATCGTGTCCACATTGAAATGTGGCGGAAGGTTCAGCGTCCACGTCACGGCCTCAGCCACGTCCTCAGCGGTTAACGGTTTCTCAACCCCCTCATAAACCGCGTCAGCAGCTTCTTGCGAACCCAAACGATTCAACGAAAACTCCGGAGTGTGCACCATTCCCGGGGCGATCTCAATCAGCCGAACCGGCTCGCCTACAAGCTCTTGACGTAACGTGGTGACGATCGCCCGTTCCGCGTGTTTCGCGGCCACGTAGCCGCCACCACCCGGATACGTCCCGTGCGCCGCAGTGGAAGTGAGGAACAGCAAGGTTCCCCCGTGCTTGCGCAACTGGGGGAGGAAGGCTTTAGAAACCCTGAGGGCAGAGAGGGCGTTCACGTCAAACATCGTCTGCCAACGTTCCACCTGCGCATCCGCAACCGAATCCACACCGATCGCCCCACCGGCAATGTTCGCGACCGCATCGACCTGGCCGATACCGTGCGCGTAATCCACTAATGCAGCCACGTCCTCATCTTTAGTGAGGTCCGCTGTGAAATACTCACACCCAATTTGTTCCGCCAGTTCGTGCAAACGTTCTTCACGCCGCGCCACAGCGAGAACCTGCCAACCCTGCTGCTTCAACTGCTCGGCAGTGGATCGGCCAATCCCAGATGAGGCTCCCGTAACTACTGCAAAACTCATTTTTACACCCCCGCGTGCTAGTCGTAACCTTTATTCCAGCCTAAACGCTTACCCACGGGCATAGCGAAACTTACTTGCGGGCGCTTTCAAATCGAGCTGCCGAACTCAACTGCGAAACCGAGCGCTTTAAACCCAACTCCGCGACCAGGAGCCGCCGGATATCATCCACGCAATACTGGTTGACGTATTAAATACCGGGGGCCGTATTAATTGCGTCACCAAAAATGTGGGGGCATGAGGAAATTTGCGCGCAATTGACATAGGATAAACGCGTTGTAAGGCGCCGAAAGGCCAATAAGTCTATCTGATACTGGAGTGCGTGCACGTGAAGAGCACTGTTGAAAACCTTGAATCGACGAAGGTGAAAGTCAGCGTCGAAGTTCCCTACGAGGAACTGAAGAAGGACATGGACGCTGCGTACAAAGAGATTTCCAACCAGGTGAACGTACCTGGGTTCCGCCGCGGTAAAGTTCCCCCGCGGATTATTGACCAGCGGTTCGGACGCGTCACCGTGATCGAACAGGCCATCAACGCTGCAATGCCCCGCCTGTACAGTGGCGCCGTTGAAGAACACGAGCTGCGCCCAGTAGCGCAACCAGAAATCGACGTGGAAGAAATCCCAAACACCACCGGTAAACCCGGTGGAGAACTGAAGTTCACCGCGGAAATCCTGGTTATCCCCCCGTTCGAGATTCCGTCTCTAGACGGGTTGGAAATCGAGGTCGACCCCCTCGAGGTCACAGATAAAGACGTGGACGCAGAACTGGAAGAGCTGCAAACCCGGTTCGCGACCCTCAAGACTATTAAACGCAAAGCGAAGAAAGGTGACTTCGCAACCCTGGATCTCGTTGCCAAAATCGGGGACGAAGAAGTTGACAGCGTCTCCGACGTGTCCTACGAAATCGGTTCCAAATCGATGCTCGACGGTATGGATAAAGCCCTCACCGGGATGAAAGCCGATGAGGAAACAACCTTCACCACCACCCTCAAAGGTGGGGAGCACGAAGGGGAAGAAGCGGACGTGACCCTCAAGGTGAAAGCCATGAAGACCCGCGAACTACCTAAAGCCGACGACGATTTCGCTCAGATGGTGTCCGAATTCGACACGATCGACGAACTGCGCGACGACTTGAAGAACACTGCTCAATCACGCAAACAGGGTGAGCAGGCTCTGCAGGCCCGCGACCGCCTCCTAGACAAACTGATTGACGGCGCGAAGATTGAAATCCCCAAGCAGGTAGTGGAAGAAGAACTACCGAAACTGGTGGGTGAAGACGCGAAACCTGCGGACAAGACAAAGGGCCGCAAGCAAATCCGGCGGCAACTGTCGGAGCAGGCTCTTCTGCAAGACCTCGCGGCTGCGCGGGAAGTGCGTGTTGGCCAGCAGGAAGTGTTCGAGTACATCATGCAGATGGCGCAGATGCACGGGCTGGAACCAGCTCAACTGATGCAGAGCCAGGAGCAGGTATCCGCCCTGGTGGGTGACCTGACCCGCACCAAGGCGCTCGCCCTGACCCTCGGGAAGGTTACCGTTAAAGACACGAACGGCGACGAGGTAGACCTCAGCGAGTTCACCAAAGACCCGCTTGAGGAGCAAGAAAAAGCAGCTGAGCAAGCGGCACAAACCGCTGAAACTGAAGCGGCGGACAACGCTTCCGACAAAGATGAGAAGGACGCGGCGGCGGAATCCGAAGATGAAAGCGCAGACGAGAAGTAACTCGTAGCGCACACAGCAGCGCAGAGGCGGGTGAGCCGGGTGGCTCATCCGCCTTTGGCGTATAAAAGAGCGTTCATATCTGGAGTTGGAACCGTTCACAGATGGAGGGTGAGGGCAGTGGGAAATACTGCGCGGGGCGGCGCGTGTGCGCCAAAAGCGAAAAGCCTTGTTGAACCGGGATATTCCCCGCCGCAGACCATAAACTGGGTACAGTTTGAATAAGAATCTGAACGGGAAGGAATAACAGTGGCTGAAACTGAAGATCCCCGTAGCGGCCAGAACATGGTTTTCGATCGGCTCCTGAAAGAGCGGATCATCTGGCTCGGGTCTGACGTTCGCGACGACAATGCGAACGAGATCTGCGCAAAAATGCTCCTCCTGGCAGCGCAAGACCCCGACAAAGACATTTACCTATACATCAACAGCCCGGGTGGATCCGTAACCGCCGGAATGGCGATTTACGACACAATGCAGTTCATACAACCCGACGTCGTCACGGTCGCCATGGGCATGGCTGCCTCGATGGGCCAGTTCTTGCTCACCGCCGGCGCCCCTGGGAAACGGTACGCCACCCCGCACGCGCGGATCTTGATGCACCAACCTTCCGGTGGGGTTGGTGGCACGGCCGCGGACATTCGTATCAACGCGGACCTCATCCTCAAGATGAAACGCGAACTAGCGGAAATCACCGCGCAACGCACGGGTAAATCCCTGGAACAGATCAATGCGGACGCTGACCGCGACCGCTGGTTCACCGCCCAGGAAGCTTTGGAATACGGGTTCTTTGACCACATCGTCACGAGTGCTAAATCAGTGGCCGGTGGTGGCAGTGCCCACGAGAGCGAGTAGGAGTAGTAAGGAATGAATAACCAGATGCAAATGCCAAGTGCCCGCTACGTCCTTCCGCAGTTCGAGGAACGCACAGCCTACGGTTTCAAACGCCAAGACCCATACGGCAAACTGTTCGAAGATCGAATCGTGTTCCTAGGCGTGCAGGTAGACGACGCCTCCGCGGATGACATCATGGCACAGCTGCTCGTGTTGGAAGCCCAAGACCCGGACTCGTTGATCACCATGTACATCAACAGCCCCGGCGGGTCATTCACCGCAATGACAGCCATCTACGACACGATGCAGTACATCAAACCGCAGATCCAAACCGTGTGTCTAGGCCAAGCTGCATCCGCCGCAGCGGTCCTGTTAGCCGGGGGGACGCCCGGACGGCGCCTCGCCCTCCCGAATGCGCGAGTTCTGATCCACCAACCCGCCATGGAAGGAGCCCGCGGGCAGGCTTCAGATATTGAAATCATTGCCGAAGAGATTGAACGCATGCGCACCTGGCTGGAGGAAACACTGGCGAAACACTCCGGCCGCACCGCAGAGCAGGTTCGTCGCGACATTGACCGCGACAAGATCCTCACGGCAAATCAAGCCCTAGACTACGGCTTAATCGACCAAGTACTCACGTCGCGTAAAGCACAGCAATAGGCGCGGCTAAGTAGTACACATACCGGGTATCAACTACAGTGGTACCCGGTATATGCATTTTAGGAGGTAACCGGTGACGCGCTTTGCAGACTCGGGCGAACTGCTCAAATGCTCTTTTTGCGGCAAGAGCCAAAAACAAGTGCTGAAACTGATTGGTGGGCCCGGCGTATACATTTGCAATGAATGTATCGAACTGTGCAACGACCTCATTCAAGAAGAACTCGCCACCCAAGAAGGTAAACCCCTTGCGAAACTACCGAAACCGAGGGAGATCTTCGATTTCCTCGGCAATTACGTGATCTCGCAAGACGACGCGAAACGCGCACTTTCCGTGGCAGTGTACAACCATTACAAGCGTCTCAACGCAGCGCAAAGTAACGGGGAGAAACTGGATATGGAACTCACCAAATCCAACATCCTCCTACTCGGACCCACCGGAACGGGGAAAACCCACCTGGCGCGCACGCTCGCCCGCATGCTCGAAGTACCATTCGCGATCGTTGACGCCACCGCGCTAACCGAAGCAGGCTACGTGGGGGAGGACGTGGAGAACATCCTCCTGAAACTTATCCAAGCTGCAGATGGCGACGTCAAACGAGCCGAACGCGGCATAATTTACATCGACGAAATCGACAAGATTGGCCGCAAAGCCGAAAACGCGTCGATTACCCGTGATGTTTCCGGTGAGGGCGTGCAGCAAGCCCTGTTGAAGATTATTGAGGGAACCACCGCGTCCGTACCCCCGCAAGGTGGGCGCAAACACCCGAACCAACAGTTCTTAGAAATCGACACGTCTGGGATTCTCTTTATCGCCGCTGGTGCTTTCGCGGGCATCGACGAGATCGTGAAAGCCCGCTTGGGTCGGCGCACCACTGGGTTCAACTCCGACCTGAAATCCGCCGCTGAGTACGGTGACCTCTACAAGCAAGTTACGCCTGAAGACTTGCACAAATACGGGATGATTCCCGAATTCATTGGGCGCTTGCCGGTGATCACCTCGGTGGCGCACCTGGGGGAATCAGATCTCGTGCGGGTACTAACGGAACCGAAGAACTGTTTGGTGCGCCAATACCAGCAGCTTTTTGCGTTAGATGACGTACAACTTCAGTTCACCCACGAGGCCCTAACCGCAGTTGCGCGCAAAGCCAACGCTCGGAAGACCGGGGCCCGGGCGCTATCGTCCATTTTGGAGAAAACCCTATCTCCGATCATGTTTGAAGTTCCGTCGTTGCCTGAGGTCGGTCGCGTAACCGTGACCTCTGCGGTCGTCACCGACGGGGCGCAACCAGACTTAGAATTGCGTGCAGACATGCTTGAGGAATCCCAAAGTGCGTGACCCACAAGCCGCGCGGCAACCGGAGGGTAGTGAAGCCGGGCCGGAAGCGGAAACTGGGGTGAAGGCGGAGCAGCGATGCGTGAACGAACTAGAACGCGTCCGCAAGTCAATCGATAATCTGGACGCCGCGCTTATACACATCCTGGCGGAACGGTTCCGCTGCACGCACCAGGTGGGACAGATCAAAGCTGAAAGGGGATTACCCGCCACAGACCGCGAGCGTGAGGCAGAGCAGCTACGCCGGTTTGAACAGCTCGCACGCGAATCCAACCTAGATCCCACGTTCGCGCAGAAGCTACTGCGCGCCATTCTCGACGAAGTGGTGCGCCACCACGAGGTATTAAAGCAGCGGGGGAGTCTACGCAGTAGTGCCGACGGTAGCTAAACACCGTCGAGTACCAGCAGCAAAACTGTGCTGAGCGCGAGTTAGTGCCCCAAAACTTCTAGCATTGACGTATGGGCCAAATTATTCAAGGGATCCTCGCAATCACGATAATAATGTTCGTTGGTTGGCTCGCACGGCGAACCGGGGCTATTCGCACTGAATCCAGCGCGGTCCTCACGGACGTCGTGTACTGGATTGCAACCCCGGCACTACTATTTCACACCATCATCTCTTCGAACGTGCGGGCGGTCATCGGCAAACCTCTGCTGGTCGCTGCGGGATGCGGAGTCGTTGCCGCGTTATTCTTTGTGCTAGTTAGCCTCGTGTTTATCCGCCCAACCGGGTCGGATCTGGCGGTGGGCGCCATGTGCGGATCCTTGAACAACGCGGCCCACGTGGGGATTCCCATTGCGGTTTACGTTTTGGGATCTGCAATCCACGGGGTACCCGTCATGGTGTTCCAACTAGGTTTATTTACCCCCATGTTTTTTGTGCTCGTAGACTTCGTGTCTAGCGACCGTAAACCCACAATCTGTTCGGTGGCCAAAACGGTTCTGACAAACCCCATGGTGATTGCCGCGGTAGTAGGATTCGCATGTGCCTGGTGGAGTATCCGCGTGCCGACCCTGCTTAAAGAATCGTCGGAAATGCTGGGGCACGCCGCGCCCGCGCTGGTGCTCATTGCTTTCGGCGCGTCAATGGTGGGTAAACGCCTGCGAGTACGGTCTGAACAAGGGCATCTAATCGCGCTCGCAGTGGTGAGTAAACTCGTGGTCCAACCGCTTGCTGCATTTGGTTTAGGCTACGCTCTCGACCTGCGATCGACTTCACTGATGGCCGTCACCATCATGGGTGCGCTACCTGCAGCACAGAACTGCTTCATAGCCGCCGTGCGCGCGCGGGCTGGGGTTAAACTAGCGCAAGGTGCTGTTTTGATTACAACGATAGGATCTCTATTCGTGTGCCTGGCAATCGCCTACGCTTTCCACCTCGCGGGCGTCGTGTAACTGCGCCGGCCAGTACGAGAAGAACCGCAAAAGGGTGCGGAGTATGGCAACCGCGCAGTGGTGAGGAGTAGGCGAACGCTAGTTCTGCGCGTCCGTAACCGGCCCGCCGTACAGATCGTTGATTTCGTCTTCGAACTGACGCAACACGAGCTCGCGTTTAACTTTCAAAGACGGAGTCAGTAAACCGTTTGCCTGCGTAAAATCCGTGGTCAAAATCTTGATCTTGCGGATCGATTCAGCCCGGGACACAGCCTGGTTAGCCCGTTCCACCGCCCGGTTCAACGCGCTTTGCACCTCCGGTTCATTCACCGCCTGGCTCAGCGTGAGTGGGGGAAGACCATGGTTCTTCAACCATCCCGGCAGCATTTCCGCATCCAACGTCACCAGTGCACCGATGAACGGGCGCTTATCACCTACCACGACCACCTGCGAAATCAGCGGGTGTCCACGCAAGCGGTCTTCCAAAATGTTCGGTGCTACGTTCTTCCCACCGGCGGTAACAATCAACTCTTTCAACCGACCCGTGATCCGCAAGTATCCGTCGCGATCCAGCGAACCGAAGTCGCCGGTGTGGAACCAACCGTCCTCATCTATCGACTCTGCGGTGCGTTCCGGCAAATTATGGTATTCAGAGAACACGGACGGGCCCTTCACAAGGATCTCCCGGTTTTGTGCTATCCGCACGTTCACAGTGGCAATCGGTTTGCCAACCGTGCCGATCTTACTTAAATCGGGGGTGTTAACCGCCAGGGGAGCAGTCGTCTCCGTTAAACCGTAGCCTTCCAAAACGGTGACCCCCATGCCGCGATAGAAGTGGCCAAGCCGTTCACCGAGCGGGCCACCACCCGAAATGACGTAGTCAACATTGCCACCAAGCAGGTCCCGCAGTTTGCGGTACACGAGCGCGTCCGCCAGCTGATGTTGAGTCTTTAACACGCGCGAAGGTCCCTCTTCAGTGCTGAGCGCACGCGAGTACTCAATCGCCGTTTTAGCTGCCCACGAAAACGTTGTGTGCTTCAACCCCGTCCCCGCGGTTTGCTGCGCGGAGTTGTAAATCTTCTCTAGCACCCGAGGAACCGCCAGTAAATACGAAGGTCGGAACGACTCGAGGTCCGACAGCAGGTTCTTTGTGTCCGGCGTGTGTCCCAGCACACCCTCACCGGTAAGCTGGAATACCTCCAAAAACCGCGCGTAAACGTGGGCGAGTGGGAGGAACAGCAACAGGCGAGACTTAGAGTGCTTCGCAATCTGTGGCATCCACTCGTGCCCGTTTAGGCACAGGGACGTGAAGTTAGAGTGCTTCAACTCCACTCCCTTAGGCTTCCCAGTTGTCCCAGACGTGTAAATAATCGTTGCGGTGTCGTCGATAGTTAGTTCCGACAGGCATTGCAGGACGCGTTCTTGAGGTACATCCGCAGCGTCTGCTGTTACCCGCAGCATCGCCGAGTTATCGAACGAGAAAATCTTGAGGCCCTCCACGCCACTGGAACGTGCAGCCTGAACCAACTGGTACATGACCATCGTTTCAGTGAACACTACTTTAGCGCGTGAATCCTCAAGAATATGCGCAATCTGATCCACCGAAGAAGTCTCGTAAATGGGGACAACGACAAGGCCCAAAGACCAGCCCGCGACGTCTAAGAGCGTCCACTCGTAGCGGGTGTGCGACATGATCGCAATCGCGTCCCCGCGCTTGAGTCCCATCGCCAAGAGGCCGCGCGCTACGGTATCCACCTCATCAATGAACTCACCGCCCGAAACGTTGCGCCACGTGGAACCCATCTGCGACTTCTGCGCCACCACCGTGGCCTGCGGATTAGCGCGAACGCGTTCGCGAATTAGGTGCGCGATCGTCTGCTCGGGTTCAACCGTGCGTAAAATCGGTCCGTGCCACTCGACCACATCCTGCTGGTCACCTGTGCCACCACTCAAGTTCGCTTCAGTTTCTGCTGTCATATACCCGTTCCTCAAACCTATTTCTTGCGTTTAACCCGAGGTGGGGCAACGCCCAATTCGTAATCACTCACCACAATCTCATCGCCCGACGAAGGCACAACCTCCATCTGACCCTCCACGTGAGTAACTTTAGCGAGATCTTCGCGCACCATCTCAAGTAACTCCACCTGAGCGGTAGGAACCTCAAGAGACACTTTCAGATACGGAGTGCGCGGCGACACTTTCTTTTCGGACTTGATTCGGCGCAACTTAATCAACGCTGCGGACGCGGTGTGCAGCACGTTTGGATCACCATCAACCCCATCTAGCTCAATCAGCGTGGGCCACTGTGCAGTGTGGACGGAACCAGATCGGTACCACGACCACACCTCTTCTGCGGCGAACGGCAAGAACGGGGCGAACAAACGCACCATCGTATCCACCACAATCGTCAACGCACACCGCGCCGAAACTGCCTGCGACGCGTTCCATACGCAGTCGCGGTTGTACGCGCGTTCTTTCACCAGCTCTAAATAATCGTTGCAGAACGTCCAGAAGAACGTTTCCGACACCGACAGTGCGCGCGTGTGATCAAAAGCCTCGAACGCTTCCGTTGCCTGCCGCACAACCTCACGCAGTTGCGCAACTACCGCCCGGTCGATATCTTCCGTCACGTGCAGCGGGTTGAGGTCCAAATCCGCACCCTGCCCCATAGTTAACGCGAACTTTGAGGCATTAAGCAGTTTGATCGCCAGCCGCCGTCCGATCTTCATTTGCGCTTCGTCAAACGCCGTGTCGGCCCCCAGTCGGGCGGACGCCGCCCAGTAGCGAACCGCGTCGGAACCATGCTTTTCCAGCAGCCCCATGGGGGTCACCACATTGCCTTTAGATTTCGACATTTTCTTTCGGTCCGGATCTAAGATCCATCCCGAAAGCGTAGCGTGCTTCCACGGGAGTTCGTCAAACTCCAGGTGGGCACGCACCACGGTTGAGAACAACCAAGTGCGAATAATGTCGTGCGCCTGCGGACGCACATCCATTGGATAAACCTTTTCGAACAACGCGTCATCGTGCAGCCACCCACCTGCAATCTGAGGGGTCAGTGACGACGTTGCCCACGTGTCCATAATGTCTGTTTCCCCGATGAATCCGCCGGCTTGCCCGCGCTGGTCCTCAGAGAAACCCTCTGGCACATCCACGGTCGGATCCACCGGAAGACGCTCTTCCGCCGGGGTGATCACGTTGTCGTAATCCACTTCACCATCGGCATCCACGCCGTACCACAGGGGGAGGGGCACCCCGAAGAATCGTTGCCGGGACACCAACCAGTCTGAGTTCAAACCCTCCACCCAGTTTTGGTAGCGAACCGACATGTAATCCGGGTGGAACTGGAGTTGCTTCCCGCGGGCCAGCAGTTCCGCGTTCAACGATCCCTCACAGCCGGGTCGCGTGTAGTCGCGCCCACCGTTGCGGATATACCACTGCCGCGACGTGACAATCTCCAGGGGCTTATCGCCTTTCTCAAAGAAGTTCGTCATCCGCTGCGTCGGTTCCGGTTCACCTTTCATTTCCCCGGTTTCAGCCAGGTGCTCCACCACGACTTTCCGGGCGGAGAAAACGGTTTTACCAGCACATTCGGCGTACAGGGCGCGGCCGTCCTCATCGGTAATCCAATCGGGCACATCCTGTTTTATCCGCCCGTTGCGTGCTAACACGGGGCGGGTCGGCAGGTCCAGTTCGCGCCACCACTGCACGTCGGTGACGTCACCGAACGTACAGCACATCGCGATCCCCGCCCCCTTGTCCATCTCTGCCGCCGGGTGCGAGAGCACGGGTACCTCAACGTTAAAACCGGGGGAGCGCACAGTAGACCCAAACAAATCCTGGTACCGCGCGTCATCCGGGTGCGCAATCAAGGCAACGCAAGCCGGAAGCAGTTCCGGACGCGTCGTCTCAATCAAGACGTCCGCCCCATCCGGCTTGTGGAACGCTAACGCATGGTAGTGACCCGGGTACTCGCGCGCCTCCAACTCAGCCTGCGCCACCGCCGTCTGGAACGTCACGTCCCACAGTCCCGGTGCCTGCGCTTGATACGCTTCCCCCCGCGCCAAGTTACGCAAAAACGCGGCCTGCGCTACTTTCTGCGCCCGCTTCCCAATTGTCTGGTAGTTGTGATCCCAATCTACCGACAAGCCAAGCCGCCGCCACAGGGCCTCAAACGACTTCTCATCCTCAACCGTGAGCCGCTCGCACAACTCCACGAAATTCTTACGAGAAATCGGGACTTGGTCGCGGTTTTTAATAGATTTACCCGTCCCACCCTCATGAGGGGGTGTGAAACTCGGATCGTAAGGCAAAGACGGATCGCACCGAACCCCGTAGTAATTCTGTACCCGACGCTCCGTAGGAAGACCGTTGTCATCCCAACCCATGGGGTAAAACACGGACTTACCACGCATGCGCTGGTAGCGGGCGAGCGTGTCCGTGTGCGTGTAAGAAAAAACGTGACCCACGTGCAGAGAACCCGACACAGTTGGGGGAGGAGTGTCTATTGAAAACACTTGCGAGCGGTCCACGTCCTCATTGAACGCATACACATCCGAATCATTCCAACGCGTCGACCACTTTTCTTCTAACCCATCTGCGCTCACCCGATCGGGAACCGTGGGAGCGGGGAGTGTGCGCTGTATCTTAGATTGTGATGCGGACATTACCGTGTCGATCTCTTCCTCTACGTCGGATAAACCTGGTGCGCATACCGCAAAAGGATACGCGCTGCCAATCTTACCAACTTTTACCCCCTAGACGCGCAACCGATTTCATCGCGCTAATCTCACAGCGTTGTTTTCACAACTCTGTTCTCATAGCGCCGCTTTCATCGCTTTTTTCACAGCGCTGGTTTTATAGCGCCGCTTTCATCTGCGTAACGTA from Gleimia hominis harbors:
- the tig gene encoding trigger factor encodes the protein MKSTVENLESTKVKVSVEVPYEELKKDMDAAYKEISNQVNVPGFRRGKVPPRIIDQRFGRVTVIEQAINAAMPRLYSGAVEEHELRPVAQPEIDVEEIPNTTGKPGGELKFTAEILVIPPFEIPSLDGLEIEVDPLEVTDKDVDAELEELQTRFATLKTIKRKAKKGDFATLDLVAKIGDEEVDSVSDVSYEIGSKSMLDGMDKALTGMKADEETTFTTTLKGGEHEGEEADVTLKVKAMKTRELPKADDDFAQMVSEFDTIDELRDDLKNTAQSRKQGEQALQARDRLLDKLIDGAKIEIPKQVVEEELPKLVGEDAKPADKTKGRKQIRRQLSEQALLQDLAAAREVRVGQQEVFEYIMQMAQMHGLEPAQLMQSQEQVSALVGDLTRTKALALTLGKVTVKDTNGDEVDLSEFTKDPLEEQEKAAEQAAQTAETEAADNASDKDEKDAAAESEDESADEK
- a CDS encoding chorismate mutase, encoding MKAEQRCVNELERVRKSIDNLDAALIHILAERFRCTHQVGQIKAERGLPATDREREAEQLRRFEQLARESNLDPTFAQKLLRAILDEVVRHHEVLKQRGSLRSSADGS
- a CDS encoding ATP-dependent Clp protease proteolytic subunit produces the protein MAETEDPRSGQNMVFDRLLKERIIWLGSDVRDDNANEICAKMLLLAAQDPDKDIYLYINSPGGSVTAGMAIYDTMQFIQPDVVTVAMGMAASMGQFLLTAGAPGKRYATPHARILMHQPSGGVGGTAADIRINADLILKMKRELAEITAQRTGKSLEQINADADRDRWFTAQEALEYGFFDHIVTSAKSVAGGGSAHESE
- a CDS encoding ATP-dependent Clp protease proteolytic subunit, whose translation is MNNQMQMPSARYVLPQFEERTAYGFKRQDPYGKLFEDRIVFLGVQVDDASADDIMAQLLVLEAQDPDSLITMYINSPGGSFTAMTAIYDTMQYIKPQIQTVCLGQAASAAAVLLAGGTPGRRLALPNARVLIHQPAMEGARGQASDIEIIAEEIERMRTWLEETLAKHSGRTAEQVRRDIDRDKILTANQALDYGLIDQVLTSRKAQQ
- the clpX gene encoding ATP-dependent Clp protease ATP-binding subunit ClpX, which gives rise to MTRFADSGELLKCSFCGKSQKQVLKLIGGPGVYICNECIELCNDLIQEELATQEGKPLAKLPKPREIFDFLGNYVISQDDAKRALSVAVYNHYKRLNAAQSNGEKLDMELTKSNILLLGPTGTGKTHLARTLARMLEVPFAIVDATALTEAGYVGEDVENILLKLIQAADGDVKRAERGIIYIDEIDKIGRKAENASITRDVSGEGVQQALLKIIEGTTASVPPQGGRKHPNQQFLEIDTSGILFIAAGAFAGIDEIVKARLGRRTTGFNSDLKSAAEYGDLYKQVTPEDLHKYGMIPEFIGRLPVITSVAHLGESDLVRVLTEPKNCLVRQYQQLFALDDVQLQFTHEALTAVARKANARKTGARALSSILEKTLSPIMFEVPSLPEVGRVTVTSAVVTDGAQPDLELRADMLEESQSA
- a CDS encoding AEC family transporter — protein: MGQIIQGILAITIIMFVGWLARRTGAIRTESSAVLTDVVYWIATPALLFHTIISSNVRAVIGKPLLVAAGCGVVAALFFVLVSLVFIRPTGSDLAVGAMCGSLNNAAHVGIPIAVYVLGSAIHGVPVMVFQLGLFTPMFFVLVDFVSSDRKPTICSVAKTVLTNPMVIAAVVGFACAWWSIRVPTLLKESSEMLGHAAPALVLIAFGASMVGKRLRVRSEQGHLIALAVVSKLVVQPLAAFGLGYALDLRSTSLMAVTIMGALPAAQNCFIAAVRARAGVKLAQGAVLITTIGSLFVCLAIAYAFHLAGVV
- a CDS encoding sulfite exporter TauE/SafE family protein; its protein translation is MPSRSEQFSTRVVLSLVAAGLFVGLLSGLFGVGGGAVIVPALVYLGLSQREAAATSLIAIFPTALTGCVTYATTGNIDWLAAGGLTVGLVAGVQIGTYFLTKFSERFLRWAFVAFLVSIILVQSVFVPNRGGSIRLSALTALGLVALGVACGFLSGILGIGGGGAAIPALCFIFGASDLAARGISLVSMIPGTLSGAIANLARRQAYLKTGLIIGVSAVCTVPVGAKLASLLSPRADALLFAAWQGVLLVRSVYVARQASSTDSKEDTRTRSHLKTDQKTKESGRSESASRSDTSSRGDRI
- a CDS encoding SDR family oxidoreductase; amino-acid sequence: MSFAVVTGASSGIGRSTAEQLKQQGWQVLAVARREERLHELAEQIGCEYFTADLTKDEDVAALVDYAHGIGQVDAVANIAGGAIGVDSVADAQVERWQTMFDVNALSALRVSKAFLPQLRKHGGTLLFLTSTAAHGTYPGGGGYVAAKHAERAIVTTLRQELVGEPVRLIEIAPGMVHTPEFSLNRLGSQEAADAVYEGVEKPLTAEDVAEAVTWTLNLPPHFNVDTMIIRPVEQATHTVTKRMGSK